A single Microbacterium protaetiae DNA region contains:
- a CDS encoding PTS fructose transporter subunit IIABC: MSHTITPELVSLDADLGADKAAVIRALAQRVVTEGRASDAEALFADAWKREQQDETGLPGGIAIPHAKSPAVTEPSLAFARLTPGVEFGADDGPADLVFLIAAPADAAEAHLAVLSKLARSLMQDEFTAGLRAAATPEEVTQIVRVAIGEEEGDAADAAASEDAPSAAAGSHADAPAEVAPAAASGTRIVAVTACATGIAHTFMAADALTAAGTKTGVDLVVEPQGSSGYHALPAEVIAAADAVIFAVDVDVREPQRFAGKPVVRASVKAGIERPEELIREAVEAASDPHAERVTGEAAATTSDAPAESGGARIKRILLTGVSYMIPFVAGGGLLMAIGFLLAGYGIALTHEGDSVSNAVYALQNYALWNLPPEGLVYYLGAIAFEIGSVSMGFLVPALAGYIAFAIADRPGIAPGFVAGSIAVFMNAGFIGGLVGGLIAGYAAYLIGKPAVPRWLRGLMPVVIIPLLASAIASGLMLLILGAPIAWLMTQMTSFLNGLTGAGAIGLGVILGLMMCFDLGGPVNKTAYAFAVAGLAAQTPAAFHIMAAVMCAGMVPPLGMALASTVLHRRGFTTVERENGAAAWLLGLSFISEGAIPFAAADPLRVIPANLVGGAVTGALCMAFSVGSRAPHGGIFVFFAIDPIWGFLLALVAGTVVTALVLVALKKFIGRGESVEAPAAVAVAA, encoded by the coding sequence ATGTCCCACACCATCACCCCCGAGCTCGTGAGTCTCGACGCGGATCTCGGCGCCGACAAGGCCGCCGTCATCCGCGCGCTCGCGCAGCGCGTCGTCACCGAGGGGCGCGCGAGCGACGCCGAGGCGCTGTTCGCCGACGCGTGGAAGCGCGAGCAGCAGGATGAGACCGGCCTGCCCGGCGGCATCGCCATTCCGCATGCCAAGAGCCCGGCCGTCACCGAGCCGTCGCTGGCCTTCGCGCGGCTGACGCCCGGCGTCGAGTTCGGCGCCGACGACGGGCCGGCCGATCTCGTCTTTCTCATCGCTGCGCCCGCCGATGCCGCCGAGGCACACCTCGCGGTGCTCTCGAAGCTGGCCCGCAGCCTGATGCAAGACGAGTTCACTGCCGGCCTGCGGGCAGCCGCCACGCCCGAAGAGGTGACGCAGATCGTGCGCGTCGCCATCGGCGAAGAAGAGGGGGATGCCGCGGATGCGGCTGCGAGCGAGGACGCGCCATCAGCGGCGGCGGGGTCGCATGCGGATGCCCCCGCCGAAGTCGCGCCGGCTGCAGCATCCGGCACCCGCATCGTGGCCGTGACCGCCTGCGCCACCGGCATTGCCCACACGTTCATGGCCGCCGACGCGCTGACGGCCGCGGGCACCAAGACCGGCGTCGACCTCGTCGTCGAGCCGCAGGGCTCCAGCGGTTACCACGCGCTGCCCGCAGAGGTCATCGCCGCCGCCGACGCGGTGATCTTCGCTGTCGACGTCGATGTGCGCGAGCCGCAGCGCTTCGCCGGCAAGCCCGTCGTGCGCGCATCGGTGAAGGCCGGCATCGAGCGCCCCGAAGAACTCATCCGCGAAGCGGTGGAAGCGGCATCCGACCCCCATGCCGAACGTGTGACGGGCGAGGCCGCGGCGACGACCTCGGATGCCCCCGCCGAATCGGGTGGGGCGCGCATCAAGCGCATTCTGCTGACCGGCGTCAGCTACATGATCCCGTTCGTCGCCGGCGGCGGACTGCTCATGGCGATCGGATTCCTCCTGGCCGGGTACGGGATCGCCCTGACACACGAGGGTGACAGCGTCAGCAATGCCGTCTATGCACTGCAGAACTACGCGCTCTGGAACCTTCCGCCCGAAGGCCTCGTCTACTATCTCGGCGCGATAGCGTTCGAGATCGGCAGCGTGAGCATGGGCTTCCTGGTTCCTGCCCTGGCCGGTTACATCGCCTTTGCGATCGCCGACCGTCCGGGCATCGCCCCCGGATTCGTCGCCGGATCGATCGCCGTGTTCATGAACGCCGGCTTCATCGGCGGCCTCGTCGGTGGTCTCATCGCCGGGTACGCGGCCTACCTCATCGGCAAGCCCGCCGTGCCGCGCTGGCTGCGCGGGCTGATGCCGGTGGTCATCATTCCGCTGCTGGCCTCGGCTATCGCCTCGGGCCTCATGCTGCTGATCCTCGGCGCACCGATCGCGTGGCTCATGACGCAGATGACATCGTTCTTGAACGGCCTCACCGGCGCCGGGGCGATCGGACTGGGCGTGATTCTCGGCCTGATGATGTGCTTCGACCTGGGTGGGCCGGTCAACAAGACCGCCTACGCGTTCGCCGTCGCCGGGCTGGCCGCCCAGACCCCGGCCGCGTTCCACATCATGGCCGCCGTGATGTGCGCCGGCATGGTGCCGCCGCTGGGCATGGCGTTGGCTTCGACCGTGCTGCACCGCCGCGGATTCACCACCGTCGAGCGCGAGAACGGCGCCGCGGCCTGGCTTCTCGGGCTGTCGTTTATCTCCGAGGGGGCGATTCCGTTCGCCGCCGCCGATCCGCTGCGCGTGATCCCGGCCAACCTCGTCGGGGGAGCGGTCACCGGCGCCCTGTGCATGGCGTTCAGCGTGGGATCCCGTGCCCCGCACGGTGGGATCTTCGTGTTCTTCGCGATCGACCCGATCTGGGGATTCCTTCTCGCGCTGGTGGCCGGCACCGTGGTCACGGCCCTCGTGCTGGTCGCGCTGAAGAAGTTCATCGGGCGCGGCGAGAGTGTCGAGGCACCCGCCGCTGTCGCCGTCGCCGCTTGA
- a CDS encoding 1-phosphofructokinase family hexose kinase has translation MIVTVTANPSLDRTIVLDAPLQPGAVQAAASTREDAGGKGINVARVLAAAGASALAVLPLAEGDPYGTVLTAERLAARTVPVAGHCRANVTITDPAGVTTKLNLPGEMPSADELTALQNAVVETAEGARWVVLAGSLPPGVPDDFYAQVITAVRERWGAAAPRMAVDASGPALAAVVARAHPDLIKPNDDELAELTGVSLDAADADVDALTDANDLAQAAARLGRALVPAKVGAALITLGGRGAVLVTPDGAYAAVPPPTRVRSTVGAGDSSLAGYLLAESRGADPAACLVSSIRHGAAAASLPGTMAPRPGDLPTADIAVAHL, from the coding sequence ATGATCGTCACCGTCACCGCCAATCCCTCGCTGGATCGCACCATCGTGCTCGACGCGCCGCTGCAGCCGGGCGCCGTGCAGGCCGCGGCATCCACCCGTGAAGACGCCGGAGGAAAGGGCATAAACGTCGCGCGCGTGCTCGCTGCGGCGGGTGCGTCTGCCCTGGCCGTGCTGCCCCTGGCTGAAGGCGACCCGTACGGCACCGTGCTGACCGCCGAGCGCCTTGCCGCCCGCACGGTGCCGGTGGCCGGGCACTGCCGCGCCAACGTCACCATCACCGACCCCGCGGGAGTGACGACCAAGCTCAACCTGCCCGGCGAGATGCCCTCGGCCGACGAGCTCACCGCTCTGCAGAACGCCGTCGTCGAGACCGCCGAGGGTGCGCGCTGGGTCGTTCTGGCCGGCTCGCTGCCGCCCGGCGTGCCCGACGACTTCTACGCCCAGGTCATCACCGCGGTGCGCGAGCGCTGGGGCGCGGCGGCGCCGCGGATGGCCGTGGATGCCTCGGGCCCGGCGCTTGCCGCGGTCGTGGCGCGGGCGCATCCCGATCTGATCAAGCCCAACGACGACGAGCTGGCCGAGCTGACCGGCGTCTCGCTCGACGCCGCGGACGCCGACGTCGACGCCTTGACCGATGCGAATGACCTCGCCCAGGCGGCGGCCCGCCTCGGGCGCGCCCTGGTGCCGGCGAAGGTCGGGGCGGCGCTGATCACCCTCGGCGGGCGCGGTGCGGTGCTGGTCACGCCCGACGGCGCATATGCCGCAGTGCCGCCGCCGACGCGGGTGCGCAGCACCGTCGGGGCGGGCGACAGCTCGCTCGCGGGCTACCTGCTCGCCGAATCGCGCGGGGCCGACCCGGCCGCGTGCCTGGTCTCATCGATCCGACACGGGGCGGCTGCGGCATCCCTGCCTGGAACCATGGCGCCGCGACCCGGCGACCTTCCCACGGCCGACATCGCGGTCGCACACCTGTAG
- a CDS encoding DeoR/GlpR family DNA-binding transcription regulator, whose amino-acid sequence MYAMERQQLIERLLVDEGRVGVHDLSARFKVTTETVRRDLDALERSGALRRVHGGAVPLERGSTIEPSLTERIHRNAQQKSAIAARALQAIDRGFRGSVFLDAGTTTAAIAEQLPGRLAAVQGTADIVTHSLTLAPLLATVSDITLTVVGGRVRGVTAAAVGAGTVGAISALRPDIVFVGTNGISAAFGLSTPDPEEAAVKAAIVRAARRVIVVADSGKFDVESLVRFAALDDIDVLVTDTEPPGDLADALTTAEVEVWLA is encoded by the coding sequence ATGTACGCGATGGAGCGTCAGCAGCTCATCGAGAGATTGCTCGTCGATGAAGGACGCGTGGGTGTGCACGATCTGTCGGCGCGGTTCAAGGTGACGACCGAGACCGTGCGCCGTGACCTCGACGCCCTCGAGCGCTCCGGCGCTCTGCGTCGCGTGCACGGTGGTGCCGTACCTCTCGAGCGCGGCAGCACTATCGAGCCGAGCCTCACCGAGCGCATCCATCGCAACGCGCAGCAGAAGTCGGCCATCGCCGCCCGCGCCCTGCAGGCGATCGACCGGGGATTTCGTGGATCGGTCTTTCTCGACGCCGGCACCACCACCGCCGCGATCGCCGAGCAGCTGCCCGGGCGGCTGGCCGCCGTGCAGGGCACGGCCGACATCGTCACGCACTCGCTCACTCTCGCGCCGCTGCTGGCGACCGTCTCAGACATCACTCTCACCGTGGTCGGCGGCCGGGTGCGCGGTGTCACCGCCGCCGCGGTGGGCGCCGGCACCGTCGGCGCCATCTCGGCCCTTCGCCCCGACATCGTCTTCGTCGGAACCAACGGCATCTCGGCGGCCTTCGGGCTGAGCACCCCCGACCCCGAAGAGGCCGCCGTCAAAGCGGCGATCGTCCGGGCCGCCCGCCGCGTGATCGTCGTCGCCGACTCGGGCAAGTTCGACGTCGAGTCGCTCGTCAGATTCGCCGCACTCGACGACATCGACGTACTCGTGACAGATACGGAACCGCCGGGCGACCTCGCCGACGCGCTCACGACAGCAGAAGTCGAGGTGTGGCTGGCATGA
- a CDS encoding YceI family protein, which produces MRKRAVVAITAVGAVLVVGALVAFAGPVFYRDVIVGAPDAVPTVTTNASAGATVAPGDVQGDWQVSDGSYAGYRVDEVLNGTHVSVDGRTDQVTGEVTVDGETVTAATFTVDVASIATDQGSRDSYFRNTAMQTFRYPTATFTLSEPVAAASTPRLGAKQTVTARGALMLAGTTNDVSVTLDVVFDGTTAQVAGSIPITFADYGVEAPSLGFVTVEKTGFVEFSLVLTKK; this is translated from the coding sequence ATGAGAAAGCGTGCCGTCGTCGCGATCACCGCCGTGGGAGCGGTGCTTGTGGTGGGCGCCCTCGTCGCGTTCGCCGGCCCGGTCTTCTACCGCGACGTGATCGTCGGCGCCCCCGATGCGGTGCCGACCGTCACGACCAACGCGTCAGCGGGAGCGACTGTCGCACCCGGTGACGTGCAAGGCGACTGGCAGGTCTCCGACGGCTCATATGCCGGATACCGGGTCGACGAAGTTCTCAACGGCACACACGTGTCCGTCGACGGGCGCACCGACCAGGTGACCGGCGAGGTGACGGTCGACGGCGAGACGGTGACCGCGGCGACATTCACGGTCGACGTCGCCTCGATCGCCACCGACCAGGGCAGCCGCGACTCGTACTTTCGCAACACGGCGATGCAGACCTTTCGCTACCCCACTGCGACGTTCACCCTCAGCGAGCCGGTGGCCGCGGCATCCACCCCACGACTCGGGGCGAAGCAGACCGTGACGGCGAGGGGCGCACTGATGCTCGCCGGCACCACGAACGACGTGTCGGTGACCCTCGACGTCGTCTTCGACGGCACGACGGCGCAGGTGGCCGGCAGCATTCCGATCACCTTCGCCGACTACGGCGTCGAGGCGCCCAGCCTCGGGTTCGTCACGGTCGAGAAGACGGGCTTCGTCGAGTTCTCGCTGGTGCTGACAAAGAAGTAA
- a CDS encoding DUF2200 domain-containing protein has translation MHRIFGTTFASVYPLYVAKAERKGRTRDELDQIIRWLTGFDEVALRRHLDDASTFQEFFADATLNPNAALITGVVCGVRVEEIDDPLMQKIRYLDKLVDELARGKAMEKILRG, from the coding sequence GTGCACCGGATCTTCGGCACCACGTTCGCCTCGGTCTATCCGCTTTATGTCGCGAAGGCCGAGCGTAAAGGGCGTACGAGAGACGAGCTCGACCAGATCATCCGCTGGCTGACCGGATTCGACGAGGTGGCATTGCGACGGCACCTCGACGACGCGTCGACGTTCCAGGAGTTCTTCGCCGATGCGACGTTGAACCCGAATGCCGCGCTGATCACCGGAGTGGTCTGCGGAGTGCGGGTGGAAGAGATCGACGACCCGCTCATGCAGAAGATCCGCTATCTCGACAAGCTCGTCGACGAACTCGCGCGCGGCAAGGCGATGGAGAAGATCCTGCGCGGCTGA
- a CDS encoding alcohol dehydrogenase catalytic domain-containing protein — MKITGAVLDEIGRNRPFARSQPLTISALELDAPHAGELLVRIEAAGVCHSDLSVVDGNRPRPVPMLLGHEASGTIERTGGETPGFTVGDRVVMSFLPRCGQCAACQTDGRLPCEVGSRANNAGVLMAGGSRLRRDGQTVHHHLGVSGFATHAVVDHRSAVVVGRDVAPDIAAVLGCAVLTGGGAVINAGEIQPGQDVIVVGLGGVGMAALITAISLGHGRVIGIDALQAKLDRARELGADDAMTPGDAVATGLRAPLVVEAAGHPRAFETAFALTAPGGRTVTVGLPAPTATSTITPLTITAEARTIVGSYLGSAVPSRDIPRYAQLWREGRLPVEALISSRIALDDINAAMDTLAAGEAVRQVILF; from the coding sequence ATGAAGATCACCGGGGCCGTTCTCGACGAGATCGGGCGCAACCGCCCGTTCGCTCGCTCGCAGCCGCTCACGATCAGCGCGCTCGAGCTCGACGCGCCCCACGCCGGAGAGCTGCTGGTGCGCATCGAAGCGGCGGGCGTGTGCCACTCCGATCTGTCGGTGGTCGACGGAAACCGGCCCCGGCCGGTCCCGATGCTTCTCGGACACGAGGCATCCGGAACCATCGAACGGACAGGAGGCGAGACCCCCGGCTTCACAGTCGGCGACCGCGTCGTCATGTCGTTCCTGCCGCGGTGCGGGCAGTGCGCCGCGTGCCAGACCGACGGGCGCCTGCCCTGCGAGGTCGGCAGCCGCGCCAACAACGCCGGCGTGCTGATGGCCGGCGGGTCGCGCCTGCGTCGCGATGGGCAGACCGTGCACCATCATCTGGGCGTCTCGGGATTCGCTACGCACGCGGTGGTCGACCACCGCTCGGCCGTCGTGGTGGGGCGGGATGTCGCACCCGACATCGCCGCGGTACTCGGCTGCGCCGTGCTCACCGGAGGTGGGGCGGTGATCAACGCCGGCGAGATCCAGCCCGGGCAAGACGTCATCGTCGTCGGGTTGGGCGGTGTGGGCATGGCCGCGCTGATCACGGCGATCTCGCTCGGGCACGGACGTGTGATCGGGATCGACGCGCTGCAGGCCAAGCTCGATCGCGCCCGTGAGCTGGGCGCCGATGACGCGATGACGCCCGGTGATGCCGTGGCCACTGGGCTGCGCGCGCCTCTGGTTGTTGAGGCGGCCGGGCATCCGCGGGCGTTCGAGACGGCGTTCGCCCTGACCGCCCCGGGCGGCCGCACCGTGACCGTCGGGCTGCCGGCACCGACCGCAACGAGCACAATCACGCCGCTGACCATCACGGCCGAGGCGCGTACGATCGTCGGCTCGTATCTGGGTTCGGCGGTGCCGAGTCGCGACATCCCGCGCTATGCGCAGCTGTGGCGCGAGGGACGCCTGCCCGTCGAGGCGCTGATTTCGAGCCGGATAGCGCTCGACGACATCAACGCCGCGATGGACACCCTCGCCGCGGGCGAGGCCGTGCGGCAGGTCATCCTGTTCTGA
- a CDS encoding Wadjet anti-phage system protein JetD domain-containing protein, whose protein sequence is MTDPARWTGVDGIRDAARRRWNDGSLPRAYAGGDVFPTIEVPLRHPSAADLGEHFDAARTWVDAVVRGSRDGLAYDVQRGRIGGRVSGATEVPVRAIVSTYAQAWRLLGVADDAEAFRRLVAEASEVRAAQEWALAHPRAAIPLSASWQPLLAAYRWLDGHRGSGRYLRQVDAPGVDTKFIEQHRAPLADMLGVSGSAAGFVRGLGLAAKPAMVRLRFDPAVFGFPAELSEASFRVDELGALTARLHSALIVENEITYLSVPVPAGGVVLWGKGYDADQPASLAWLADVPVLYWGDLDTHGFGILNRVRAWLPQAESILMDRETLLAHRERWVQEDAGTNAVLPRLDAAEHALYEDLVTDRFGAGVRLEQERIDWEWALQRLTPRFG, encoded by the coding sequence ATGACCGACCCTGCCCGCTGGACCGGCGTCGACGGCATTCGCGACGCCGCGCGTCGACGGTGGAACGACGGCTCCCTTCCCCGCGCCTATGCGGGCGGCGACGTGTTCCCGACGATCGAGGTGCCGTTGCGGCATCCCTCTGCCGCCGACCTCGGGGAGCACTTCGACGCGGCCCGCACGTGGGTGGATGCCGTTGTGCGCGGTTCGCGCGACGGCCTCGCATATGACGTGCAGCGCGGACGCATCGGCGGACGGGTCTCAGGCGCGACCGAGGTGCCGGTGCGGGCGATCGTCTCGACCTACGCGCAGGCATGGCGCCTGCTCGGAGTTGCCGATGACGCCGAAGCGTTCCGTCGGCTCGTCGCCGAGGCGAGCGAGGTACGCGCAGCGCAGGAGTGGGCGCTCGCGCACCCGCGTGCGGCGATACCGTTGTCTGCGTCGTGGCAGCCGCTGCTGGCCGCGTATCGATGGCTCGACGGGCATCGCGGCTCGGGCCGGTACCTGCGCCAGGTCGACGCGCCCGGCGTCGACACGAAGTTCATCGAACAGCATCGGGCACCGCTGGCCGACATGCTCGGTGTGTCTGGCTCGGCGGCAGGCTTCGTCCGCGGGCTCGGGCTGGCAGCCAAGCCCGCGATGGTGCGGCTGCGCTTCGACCCAGCGGTGTTCGGATTTCCGGCGGAGCTGAGCGAGGCGTCATTCCGCGTCGACGAACTCGGAGCGCTGACTGCCCGGCTGCACAGCGCGTTGATCGTGGAAAACGAGATCACTTACCTAAGTGTTCCGGTACCGGCCGGTGGCGTCGTGCTGTGGGGCAAGGGATACGACGCCGACCAGCCGGCGTCGCTGGCCTGGCTGGCCGACGTGCCCGTGCTGTACTGGGGCGACCTCGATACGCATGGGTTCGGCATTCTCAACCGCGTGCGCGCGTGGTTGCCGCAGGCGGAGTCGATCCTGATGGACCGTGAGACTCTGCTCGCGCACCGTGAACGGTGGGTGCAGGAGGATGCGGGGACCAACGCGGTACTGCCGAGACTGGATGCCGCGGAGCACGCCCTGTACGAAGACCTCGTGACCGACCGGTTCGGCGCCGGGGTGCGCCTGGAGCAGGAGCGCATCGATTGGGAGTGGGCGCTGCAGCGCCTCACGCCACGGTTCGGGTGA
- a CDS encoding ATP-binding protein, with translation MMTDALFSALEVDGANPSESGYRLARVEVYNWGTFDKSVWSLQPDGRTALLTGDIGSGKSTLVDAITTLLLPAHRIAYNKAAGAEAKERTLRSYVEGHYKSERNEATGASRPVGLRDHTSYSVILGRFTNIGYGESVTIAQVFHQKDRSGGQPERFFVTASVPLSIDPDFSRFGSDLKALRAQLRARGADIDNTFPEYHRRLRRLLGIPSEQAMDLFHQTVSMKSVGNLNDFVRDHMLEPVDASDRVRAIVDHFDNLVTAHEAVRTATEQLAVLGPLVAAADRFELAATRHRELSDERSAVVPFIAERVRELAAAGVAAADGELADADARKGEIGGARDALVPERDRLVLERAGVGGDRLSALEHEIPQAHAVHEERVERFRAYSAQLSALAMEPVETETDFRARVEAVAAGRARLDDDRTALRARQEPLFDRRAEVRHARRGVSDELEGLATRRNSLPADLDRVRHTLCAQLGLDETEVPFAAELLDIRDDFAPWRGAAERVLRGFALSLLVPQRLYSQVSQWVNDNRLNAHLVYLRVAERRVRTIPAAHEGPRLADAVTVEPGSFEEFLRGELERRADHVLASSVAQLQQEDRAVTVQGLIRDRDRHEKDDRRAVTDPRSWVLGRGSEEKLAALQAELAEHDDALAEIEHALAAIDTDAAALAARGQALAALEQYSAWQPLDVTAAAAQLATLEDERRALVAGSSRLTAIDEQLAGLDAEDARLRAEYDDVIGRIGALRTTRDTLAQRERREQETIASLDDDVLARARALYPSLSERAGRKDLRTIDGCDRLAQTLIGGLNSAIDAAQREMNGYTTSIQQQMGEFLRRWPALRDEMDADIRSIGDFRALHERVQRDDLPRFESEFRHQLNTNAMRELVGFNAWLRKQADEIRVRIETINQALEAIDYNPGRIIVLVAEPTVNQEVRRFRSDLREATTDALATDGGDPERQFEQIRALIERFKGRPGHAETDRTWTRRVTDVRTWFTFAASEQDRTTGEEFEHYTDSDGKSGGQKEKLAYTILAASLAYQFKLQWGQVASRDFRFVVIDEAFGRGSDASTRYALELFAKLGLQLLIVTPLQKVHVIEPYVSAIGFVDNPTGAASRVRTLTIEEFREQQRASALAAAERA, from the coding sequence ATGATGACCGATGCTCTGTTCTCGGCCCTCGAGGTCGACGGCGCGAACCCGAGCGAGAGCGGCTACCGGCTCGCCCGCGTCGAGGTGTACAACTGGGGCACCTTCGACAAGAGCGTGTGGTCGCTGCAGCCCGACGGGCGCACCGCGCTGCTGACCGGCGACATCGGCAGCGGAAAATCGACGCTCGTCGACGCGATCACCACGCTGTTGCTGCCCGCGCACCGTATCGCGTACAACAAGGCCGCCGGCGCAGAGGCCAAGGAACGCACCCTGCGCAGCTACGTGGAGGGGCACTACAAGTCCGAGCGCAACGAGGCCACCGGGGCGTCTCGCCCGGTCGGGCTGCGTGATCACACCTCGTACTCGGTGATCCTCGGCCGGTTCACGAACATCGGGTACGGCGAGTCGGTGACCATCGCGCAGGTGTTCCATCAGAAAGACCGCAGCGGCGGACAGCCCGAGCGGTTCTTCGTGACGGCATCGGTGCCGCTGTCGATCGATCCCGATTTCAGCCGGTTCGGCTCTGACCTGAAGGCGCTGCGCGCGCAATTGCGCGCCCGCGGTGCCGACATCGACAACACCTTCCCCGAATATCACCGCCGGCTGCGGCGTCTGCTGGGCATTCCGTCCGAGCAGGCGATGGATCTTTTCCACCAGACGGTGTCGATGAAATCCGTCGGCAACCTGAACGATTTTGTGCGCGATCACATGCTCGAACCCGTCGATGCGTCCGACCGGGTGCGGGCCATCGTCGACCATTTCGACAACCTCGTCACCGCGCACGAGGCTGTGCGCACCGCCACCGAGCAGCTCGCAGTGCTGGGCCCGCTGGTGGCCGCCGCCGACAGGTTCGAGCTGGCTGCGACCAGACACCGCGAGCTGTCCGATGAACGCTCGGCGGTGGTCCCCTTCATCGCCGAACGGGTGCGCGAACTCGCCGCGGCGGGGGTCGCAGCGGCCGATGGCGAGCTTGCCGACGCCGACGCGCGCAAGGGTGAGATCGGCGGGGCACGGGACGCCCTCGTTCCTGAACGCGACCGGCTCGTGCTCGAACGTGCAGGCGTCGGCGGTGACCGGCTGAGCGCGCTGGAGCACGAGATTCCGCAGGCGCACGCCGTGCACGAAGAACGCGTCGAACGGTTCCGCGCCTACAGCGCGCAGCTGAGCGCCCTGGCGATGGAGCCCGTCGAGACAGAAACCGACTTCCGCGCGCGTGTCGAAGCTGTCGCCGCAGGCCGGGCACGGCTCGACGACGACCGCACAGCGCTGCGCGCACGACAGGAGCCGCTGTTCGACCGGCGCGCCGAGGTGCGGCACGCTCGGCGGGGAGTGTCCGACGAGCTCGAGGGACTTGCCACCCGCCGCAACAGCCTGCCCGCCGACCTCGATCGCGTGCGGCACACCCTGTGCGCCCAGCTCGGCCTCGACGAGACCGAGGTGCCGTTCGCGGCCGAGCTTCTGGACATCCGCGACGACTTCGCCCCGTGGCGCGGCGCCGCCGAGCGCGTGCTGCGTGGGTTCGCCCTGTCGCTGCTGGTGCCGCAGCGCCTGTACTCGCAGGTGTCGCAGTGGGTCAACGACAACCGGCTGAACGCGCATCTCGTCTACCTGCGGGTGGCCGAACGGCGCGTGCGCACCATCCCGGCCGCGCATGAGGGGCCCCGGCTGGCCGACGCGGTCACCGTCGAACCAGGATCGTTCGAGGAGTTCCTGCGCGGCGAGCTGGAACGCCGTGCCGACCACGTGCTGGCCTCATCGGTCGCCCAGCTGCAGCAGGAAGACCGCGCCGTCACCGTACAGGGCCTGATCCGCGACCGCGACCGGCACGAGAAGGACGACCGGCGGGCGGTCACCGATCCGCGCTCATGGGTGCTGGGCCGCGGCAGCGAAGAGAAACTCGCCGCTTTGCAAGCCGAACTCGCCGAACACGACGACGCGCTCGCCGAGATCGAACATGCCCTGGCGGCCATCGATACGGATGCCGCGGCCCTGGCCGCACGCGGGCAGGCACTTGCCGCCCTCGAGCAATATTCGGCGTGGCAGCCGCTGGATGTGACGGCGGCGGCGGCTCAACTGGCGACCCTGGAAGACGAGCGCCGTGCCCTGGTGGCAGGGTCGAGTCGACTGACGGCGATCGATGAGCAACTGGCCGGGCTCGACGCCGAAGACGCGCGGCTGCGTGCAGAGTACGACGACGTCATCGGCCGGATCGGCGCGCTGCGCACCACCCGCGACACCCTCGCCCAGCGTGAGAGGCGTGAACAGGAGACGATCGCCTCGCTCGACGACGATGTTCTCGCTCGTGCGCGGGCACTGTATCCGAGCCTGTCCGAGCGCGCCGGGCGCAAAGACCTGCGCACGATCGACGGCTGCGACCGGCTCGCGCAGACGCTCATCGGTGGGCTCAACAGTGCCATCGACGCCGCCCAACGCGAGATGAACGGCTACACCACCAGCATCCAGCAGCAGATGGGCGAGTTCCTGCGGCGTTGGCCGGCGCTGCGCGACGAGATGGATGCCGACATCCGGTCGATCGGCGACTTCCGCGCGCTGCACGAACGTGTGCAGCGCGATGACCTGCCGCGATTCGAGAGCGAGTTCCGGCACCAGCTGAACACGAACGCCATGCGAGAGCTCGTCGGCTTCAATGCGTGGCTGCGCAAGCAGGCCGACGAGATCCGCGTGCGCATCGAGACGATCAACCAGGCGCTCGAAGCGATCGACTACAACCCCGGGCGGATCATCGTGCTCGTCGCCGAGCCCACCGTCAACCAAGAGGTTCGGCGGTTCCGCAGCGACCTGCGCGAGGCGACGACCGACGCGCTGGCCACCGACGGAGGTGATCCCGAGCGGCAGTTCGAGCAGATTCGTGCACTCATCGAGAGGTTCAAGGGTCGGCCTGGTCACGCCGAGACCGACCGCACCTGGACTCGCCGCGTCACCGACGTGCGCACCTGGTTCACGTTCGCCGCCAGCGAGCAGGATCGCACCACCGGCGAGGAATTCGAGCACTACACCGACTCCGACGGCAAATCGGGCGGACAGAAAGAGAAGCTCGCCTACACGATTCTTGCGGCATCCCTCGCCTATCAGTTCAAACTGCAGTGGGGCCAGGTCGCCTCGCGCGACTTCCGTTTTGTCGTCATCGACGAGGCGTTCGGACGGGGGTCGGATGCCTCGACCCGGTATGCGCTGGAGCTGTTCGCCAAGCTCGGCCTGCAGCTGCTGATCGTCACCCCGCTGCAGAAGGTGCATGTGATCGAGCCGTATGTCAGCGCGATCGGCTTCGTCGACAACCCGACCGGGGCAGCCTCACGGGTGCGCACGCTCACGATCGAGGAGTTCCGCGAGCAGCAGCGGGCGAGCGCGCTGGCGGCGGCGGAGCGCGCGTGA